In Henckelia pumila isolate YLH828 unplaced genomic scaffold, ASM3356847v2 CTG_80:::fragment_1, whole genome shotgun sequence, one genomic interval encodes:
- the LOC140873785 gene encoding protein DETOXIFICATION 56 — protein sequence MEAEKGDDHHDIPSPLSPHRTRKRPENSTLSELKTQCRIAIPLTLMNLTWFAKLAISTAFLGRLGNLSLAGGTLGFTFANVTGFSVLSGLCGAMEPMCGQAFGAKNFRLLHKTLTMATLLLLSATIPIAFLWLNVDKILIQLGQERDISITARHYLAYLLPDLVVNSFLCPLKAYLSTQNITVPIMLSSAFAVALHIPINVLLSRAKGIEGVSMAAWITDLVVVILLGLYVLITEKKGGEKWKEGGWWELRGNIGDWIKLLKLSGPCCLTTCLEWWCYEIMVLLAGRLPNAKQAVGVLAIVLNFDYLLYSVMLSLATCSSIRVSNELGAKNATLAYRSAYVSICVSIVSGFLGGSIMVSARGVWGPLFSGDEGIVRNVKRMMLLMAIVEVVNFPLAVCGGIVRGTARPWLGMYANMCGFYLVALPLGVVLGFRVHLGLGGLLMGFLCGMVVCLVLVFVFVARIDWDDEADKAQMLTTTSQSQDCDDLAKNANS from the coding sequence ATGGAAGCAGAGAAAGGCGATGATCATCACGATATCCCTTCTCCTCTCTCACCCCATCGCACCCGAAAACGCCCCGAAAATTCTACGCTCTCCGAGCTCAAAACACAGTGTCGGATCGCGATTCCATTGACTCTAATGAATCTAACTTGGTTCGCCAAGTTAGCCATATCCACTGCGTTTCTTGGCCGGCTAGGGAACCTCTCGTTGGCCGGAGGGACTCTCGGCTTCACCTTCGCGAATGTGACGGGCTTTTCTGTGTTGAGTGGACTTTGTGGAGCCATGGAACCCATGTGTGGCCAAGCTTTTGGAGCCAAGAACTTCAGGCTACTGCACAAAACTCTCACCATGGCCACATTGTTGCTGCTTTCTGCTACCATTCCAATCGCTTTCTTATGGCTCAATGTGGATAAGATCTTGATCCAACTCGGCCAAGAAAGAGATATTTCGATCACTGCAAGACATTACTTGGCTTATCTCCTGCCTGATTTGGTCGTAAATTCCTTCTTGTGTCCACTTAAAGCATACTTAAGCACACAGAACATCACGGTTCCGATCATGCTAAGCTCGGCTTTCGCGGTGGCGCTTCACATCCCGATCAACGTGCTACTCTCACGAGCAAAAGGGATTGAAGGGGTTTCGATGGCAGCATGGATCACTGATCTTGTAGTAGTGATTTTACTCGGTTTGTATGTTTTGATCACGGAGAAGAAAGGAGGGGAGAAGTGGAAAGAAGGAGGGTGGTGGGAGTTACGTGGGAATATTGGTGATTGGATCAAGCTTCTCAAGCTATCAGGTCCATGTTGCCTCACAACATGTCTCGAGTGGTGGTGCTACGAGATAATGGTCTTGCTCGCGGGCCGATTGCCGAACGCGAAGCAAGCCGTGGGAGTTCTAGCCATAGTGTTGAATTTCGACTACTTGCTTTACTCGGTCATGTTATCCCTAGCTACATGTTCTTCCATTCGTGTGTCCAACGAACTAGGCGCGAAGAACGCGACTCTAGCGTACCGTTCGGCCTATGTTTCTATATGTGTTAGCATAGTGTCGGGCTTCTTGGGTGGGTCGATAATGGTGTCCGCGAGAGGGGTATGGGGACCGTTGTTTAGTGGTGATGAAGGGATTGTGAGAAACGTGAAGAGGATGATGCTTTTGATGGCTATTGTAGAGGTGGTGAATTTCCCGTTGGCCGTTTGCGGCGGGATCGTGCGTGGAACGGCTAGGCCGTGGCTAGGAATGTATGCTAATATGTGTGGGTTCTATTTAGTTGCGTTGCCTTTGGGAGTGGTgttagggtttagggttcaTCTTGGGCTAGGGGGGTTGTTGATGGGATTCTTGTGTGGGATGGTTGTTTGTTTGGTTTTGGTTTTTGTGTTTGTTGCGAGGATTGATTGGGATGATGAGGCGGACAAGGCACAAATGCTCACTACTACTTCTCAATCACAAGATTGTGATGATCTTGCCAAAAATGctaattcatga